Proteins co-encoded in one bacterium genomic window:
- a CDS encoding helix-hairpin-helix domain-containing protein, with protein sequence MRWSAREHDLNRREALGLLLLGGLIAAGRLIRRRLLLGPDGTWREPTFLSSLLPRPSAEPDEPPAPEPPFAVNLVGADTLVYLPGVGPVLADRIVQSRRDEGPFLSPADLQRVKGIGPKLMQRLAPLLRFHTAAGRSPGTTSSTGDTCR encoded by the coding sequence ATGCGGTGGTCCGCGAGGGAGCACGACTTGAACAGACGCGAAGCGCTCGGACTGCTGCTGCTGGGCGGGCTGATCGCCGCCGGACGGTTGATCCGCCGGAGGTTGCTGCTGGGGCCGGACGGCACATGGCGGGAGCCGACGTTTCTGTCCTCCCTGCTGCCGCGGCCGTCGGCGGAGCCCGACGAACCGCCGGCGCCCGAGCCACCCTTCGCCGTCAACCTGGTGGGTGCCGACACCCTGGTGTATCTGCCCGGCGTCGGCCCGGTCCTGGCCGACCGGATCGTGCAGTCGCGGCGGGACGAGGGTCCGTTCCTCTCGCCGGCCGACCTGCAGCGGGTCAAGGGGATCGGACCCAAGCTGATGCAGCGTCTGGCACCGCTGCTGCGCTTCCACACCGCGGCGGGCCGATCCCCGGGGACGACCTCAAGTACAGGCGACACATGCCGATGA
- a CDS encoding TonB-dependent receptor has protein sequence MRAPVAVMALSLAPFTGALSACAGQPDGAAAPLAAGRASAGLLATPEGSAPLWLPIPIDIQDLLGRASSLVPVADGAFGASLLFVDEAGDDPQPSFSRDGIPLGTGHRWADDPWAVSLSGVELTGIASGPDRWGASAPAIALTSTAPATDAATTDTRFTKGSDDSYLRRVSFRTPVAPWSLRFDFDELIDQLPEDDLVGAANRHESKFRSARASVSRRMSDGTRLELTHERIRKHKTVLPVHDALHQELWAQRTSLAWRGETPVGRLQAAVFVNGADVEWDRARKLEIAREGVQVELAGRDDGLELGARVMAWRLDDDGTGTAEWAGDDAGPVSSGGQEAAMTALRPLRVGGLRVVPTGILRWHRQAGWNHSASLDLQAADSDRMRLTLQHGGRSPRSDELYTAARVTGAGIEAVLLPQHELGWESLDRAALSWRAGLLGNELVIDGAVRRLRDGIGWRPLAGETVTGRWANEVELDGWNVDLKLRRAGRCAGWARVEGIVSARGHDVKAGTPIALPPERSAVLNVFWEKHWFHEDGILELGYILEHRGGMGDPWLPGDDVRLPSVTLHHVIVGFRLVGVDLGYELHNLTNRRVPVSAGSLSPGQVNRWRMHWTFRH, from the coding sequence GTGCGTGCTCCGGTCGCGGTCATGGCCTTGTCCCTGGCACCGTTCACGGGAGCGCTGTCGGCATGCGCCGGTCAGCCGGACGGCGCTGCGGCCCCGCTGGCGGCTGGCCGCGCGAGCGCGGGCCTGCTCGCGACGCCCGAGGGCTCGGCTCCCCTCTGGCTGCCCATCCCCATCGACATCCAGGATCTGCTGGGCCGCGCGAGTTCCCTGGTGCCCGTCGCCGACGGCGCGTTCGGGGCGTCCCTGCTCTTCGTCGACGAGGCGGGGGACGATCCGCAGCCTTCTTTCAGCCGTGACGGTATTCCCCTGGGCACGGGCCACCGCTGGGCCGACGACCCCTGGGCCGTCTCCCTGTCCGGAGTGGAACTCACCGGCATCGCCAGCGGCCCGGATCGCTGGGGCGCGTCCGCACCCGCGATCGCCCTGACCTCGACGGCGCCGGCGACCGACGCCGCGACCACCGACACGCGCTTCACCAAGGGCAGCGACGACTCCTACCTGCGGCGCGTCTCCTTCCGGACACCCGTCGCGCCGTGGAGCCTGCGCTTCGACTTCGACGAGTTGATCGACCAGCTGCCCGAGGACGATCTCGTCGGTGCGGCCAACCGGCACGAGTCAAAGTTCCGTTCCGCGCGGGCGTCCGTCAGTCGCCGCATGTCCGACGGCACCCGGCTAGAACTCACCCACGAGCGCATCCGCAAGCACAAGACGGTCCTTCCCGTGCACGATGCGCTCCACCAGGAGCTGTGGGCGCAACGCACGTCCCTCGCCTGGCGCGGCGAGACGCCCGTCGGCAGGCTCCAGGCAGCGGTTTTCGTGAACGGAGCCGACGTGGAATGGGATCGCGCGCGCAAGCTGGAAATCGCGCGGGAAGGCGTCCAGGTCGAGCTCGCCGGTCGTGACGACGGACTGGAGCTGGGCGCGCGCGTGATGGCCTGGCGCCTCGACGACGACGGAACCGGGACCGCGGAGTGGGCCGGCGACGACGCCGGTCCTGTCTCCAGCGGCGGACAGGAGGCGGCGATGACGGCGTTGCGTCCCCTGCGGGTCGGCGGCCTGCGCGTCGTGCCGACGGGAATCCTGCGCTGGCACCGACAGGCCGGTTGGAATCACTCTGCGAGCCTGGACCTGCAGGCGGCGGATTCCGACCGGATGCGCCTAACCCTGCAGCACGGCGGCCGCTCACCCCGCAGCGACGAGTTGTATACCGCCGCGCGCGTCACCGGCGCCGGTATCGAGGCGGTCCTGCTGCCGCAGCACGAACTGGGTTGGGAGAGTCTCGACCGCGCCGCGCTTTCCTGGCGCGCCGGGCTTCTGGGCAACGAACTGGTCATCGACGGTGCGGTGCGACGCCTGCGCGACGGCATCGGCTGGCGGCCGTTGGCGGGGGAGACCGTCACCGGGCGCTGGGCCAACGAGGTCGAACTGGACGGCTGGAACGTGGATCTGAAGCTGCGTCGCGCCGGCCGCTGCGCAGGTTGGGCGCGCGTGGAGGGCATCGTTTCCGCCCGCGGCCACGACGTCAAGGCCGGCACGCCGATCGCTCTGCCGCCCGAGAGATCGGCGGTCCTGAACGTCTTCTGGGAGAAGCACTGGTTCCACGAGGACGGCATCCTGGAACTGGGCTACATCCTCGAACACCGCGGCGGGATGGGCGACCCGTGGCTGCCCGGCGACGATGTCCGCCTGCCGTCGGTCACCCTGCATCACGTCATCGTCGGTTTCCGTCTCGTGGGCGTGGATCTCGGATACGAGCTGCACAACCTCACGAACCGACGCGTGCCGGTTTCCGCGGGATCGCTCAGCCCCGGCCAGGTGAACCGTTGGCGCATGCACTGGACCTTCCGGCACTGA